The Diorhabda sublineata isolate icDioSubl1.1 chromosome 6, icDioSubl1.1, whole genome shotgun sequence genome includes a window with the following:
- the LOC130446028 gene encoding myrosinase 1-like: protein MVLCFFCLIPILPIVSSELKNNGTIPKDFIFGSSTSAYQSEGAWNVDGKGESIWDNFTHRVPSPILNGDTGDIAANSYYKYKEDIRLAAELGLNVYRFSISWTRILPTGYSNEINQRGLNHYKEVIQEILRYNMTPVVTLYHWDLPQRLFNDGIHWTNVSLVEHFVNYARIVINQLPEVGIWLTINEPKQICRLGYGIGVNAPGIRGDGTLEYQCAYVVAKVHAAVYHMYKEDFPNYKAKMSLSIDCQWISPLTDSSNDIAAAERQINFECGMYFHPIFKGDWPEILKLRIKERSEAENLNKSRLPEFTEAEINYINGTYDFMALNHYYTTFTSDGDEAPFNETGYDSDIRIKDYFDSIMPEGIYKVLQWITKEYGHHEILLTEIGTSDLGTDLNDIDREDYFADYICQIREAMDDGINIIGILFWSFIDNLEWIYGYGIRYGLYYVDFKDPNLVRQPKKSVQFIHDLIKTRHLNCERPRRIWPREQLRATIPRTNVIPTSNDHLKPIGFVDDQTPLKIYDTATIMDYGNAEELLESDDHYLAFYD, encoded by the exons TATTGTTTCatctgaattgaaaaataacggTACCATACCGAAAGACTTCATATTCGGTTCTTCGACATCTGCATACCAGAGCGAAGGGGCTTGGAATGTCGATGGTAAAGGTGAAAGTATTTGGGATAATTTTACGCATAGAGTGCCGTCTCCAATATTAAATGGAGATACAGGTGATATTGCTGCAAATTCTTACtataaatataaagaagatATTCGACTTGCAGCTGAGCTTGGTCTTAATGTTTACAGATTTTCTATTTCTTGGACAAG GATTCTTCCCACTGGATATTCTAATGAAATCAACCAAAGAGGTCTTAATCATTACAAAGAAGTCATACAAGAAATTTTGAGATACAATATGACTCCCGTGGTAACTTTGTATCACTGGGATCTTCCACAGCGGCTTTTCAATGATGGTATTCACTGGACAAATGTGAGTTTAGTAGAACATTTCGTGAACTATGCCAGAATTGTTATTAATCAATTACCGGAAGTTGGAATATGGTTAACAATCAACGAACCCAAACAAATCTGTCGATTGGGTTATGGAATTGGTGTTAACGCACCAGGTATACGCGGAGATGGAACACTGGAATATCAGTGCGCGTACGTGGTTGCCAAAGTACACGCTGCAGTTTATCACATGTATAAAGaagattttccaaattataaag caaaaatgTCATTATCCATAGACTGTCAATGGATATCACCATTAACGGATTCAAGCAATGATATAGCAGCGGCAGAAAGACAAATAAACTTTGAG TGTGGCATGTATTTTCACCCAATTTTTAAAGGTGATTGgccagaaatattaaaattgaggATCAAAGAGAGAAGCGAAGcggaaaatttaaataaatcgagGCTTCCTGAATTTACGGAagcagaaataaattatataaatggtACCTACGATTTTATGGCattgaatcattattatactaCATTTACAAGTGATGGAGACGAAGCGCCGTTTAATGAAACGGGCTACGACTCTGATATTCgaataaaagattattttgattCG ATTATGCCGGAAGGAATATACAAGGTATTGCAATGGATAACCAAAGAATACGGACACCATGAAATTTTGTTAACCGAAATAGGAACGTCTGATCTTGGTACTGATCTAAACGACATTGATAGGGAGGACTATTTTGCC GACTACATCTGTCAAATTCGTGAAGCAATGGACGATGGGATAAATATTAtaggaatattattttggagTTTTATCGATAACTTAGAATGGATCTACGGTTACGG AATCCGTTATGGGCTTTACTATGTCGACTTCAAAGATCCAAATCTAGTCAGACAACCGAAGAAATCAGTCCAATTCATTCACGACTTAATTAAAACGAGACACTTAAATTGTGAGCGGCCCAGGAGAATTTGGCCTCGAGAACAATTACGAGCAACAATTCCGCGTACGAATGTGATTCCAACAA GCAATGATCATTTGAAGCCAATTGGATTTGTTGATGACCAAACACCCTTAAAAATTTATGACACCGCAACAATAATGGATTATGGAAATGCAGAGGAATTATTAGAATCTGATGATCATTATTTAGCTTTCTATGATTGa